In Siniperca chuatsi isolate FFG_IHB_CAS linkage group LG16, ASM2008510v1, whole genome shotgun sequence, the following proteins share a genomic window:
- the LOC122863080 gene encoding uncharacterized protein LOC122863080 isoform X2 yields MAEIRWIKTSSFLMLLLHFTAVTGQYSSFLVLDGDEVTLPCENVIDGQDKCDRTNWRFTDSGYTAAVQLVRRGQIGENAKAKSDRLSVTASCSLVIKKVTAEDVGHYTCRQLRSGRQDADVYLSVVTMTEHEDPDKVTFTCSVSTYVGCRHTVKWLYEGKDVDKDNKDMKTSQSDCTVTVTFLTSYVKQKSKYQELFKCEVTDIYSGKVQRFPFSPQSSVFNLSGGDATATQEDCSALSYIMLVMRVAELVLITAITVLLIRARGA; encoded by the exons ATGGCTGAAATCAGATGGATTAAAACGTCTTCATTTCTGATGCTGCTGCTTCACTTTACAG CGGTGACTGGACAATATTCTTCCTTCCTTGTCCTTGATGGAGATGAAGTCACTTTgccttgtgaaaatgtgatagATGGTCAGGACAAATGTGACCGTACTAACTGGCGCTTCACTGATTCAGGATACACAGCAGCAGTACAGCTGGTTAGACGGGGGCAGATTGGTGAAAACGCAAAAGCAAAATCAGACAGACTGAGCGTTACAGCGAGCTGTTCTCTGGTTATAAAGAAGGTCACAGCTGAGGATGTTGGTCACTACACCTGCAGACAGCTCAGATCAGGACGACAAGATGCTgatgtttatctgtctgttgttACCA tGACTGAACATGAGGACCCTGATAAGGTGACGTTCACCTGCTCTGTGTCGACATATGTAGGGTGTAGACACACAGTGAAGTGGCTGTATGAGGGTAAAGATGTggacaaagacaacaaagacatGAAGACATCGCAGTCTGACTGCACAGTTACTGTGACATTTCTAACGTCTTATGTCAAGCAGAAGTCAAAATATCAGGAGTTGTTCAAATGTGAAGTGACTGATATTTACAGTGGAAAAGTGCAGCGGTTTCCCTTCAGCCCTCAGTCCTCAG tttttaatttGTCAGGTGGAGATGCAACTGCGACACAAGAAG ATTGTTCTGCTCTGAGCTACATAATGTTGGTTATGCGTGTGGCTGAACTCGTCCTGATCACTGCGATTACTGTTCTTCTCATCAGAGCTCGAG gtgcatga
- the LOC122863080 gene encoding uncharacterized protein LOC122863080 isoform X1 — MAEIRWIKTSSFLMLLLHFTAVTGQYSSFLVLDGDEVTLPCENVIDGQDKCDRTNWRFTDSGYTAAVQLVRRGQIGENAKAKSDRLSVTASCSLVIKKVTAEDVGHYTCRQLRSGRQDADVYLSVVTMTEHEDPDKVTFTCSVSTYVGCRHTVKWLYEGKDVDKDNKDMKTSQSDCTVTVTFLTSYVKQKSKYQELFKCEVTDIYSGKVQRFPFSPQSSGEKPVFNLSGGDATATQEDCSALSYIMLVMRVAELVLITAITVLLIRARGA, encoded by the exons ATGGCTGAAATCAGATGGATTAAAACGTCTTCATTTCTGATGCTGCTGCTTCACTTTACAG CGGTGACTGGACAATATTCTTCCTTCCTTGTCCTTGATGGAGATGAAGTCACTTTgccttgtgaaaatgtgatagATGGTCAGGACAAATGTGACCGTACTAACTGGCGCTTCACTGATTCAGGATACACAGCAGCAGTACAGCTGGTTAGACGGGGGCAGATTGGTGAAAACGCAAAAGCAAAATCAGACAGACTGAGCGTTACAGCGAGCTGTTCTCTGGTTATAAAGAAGGTCACAGCTGAGGATGTTGGTCACTACACCTGCAGACAGCTCAGATCAGGACGACAAGATGCTgatgtttatctgtctgttgttACCA tGACTGAACATGAGGACCCTGATAAGGTGACGTTCACCTGCTCTGTGTCGACATATGTAGGGTGTAGACACACAGTGAAGTGGCTGTATGAGGGTAAAGATGTggacaaagacaacaaagacatGAAGACATCGCAGTCTGACTGCACAGTTACTGTGACATTTCTAACGTCTTATGTCAAGCAGAAGTCAAAATATCAGGAGTTGTTCAAATGTGAAGTGACTGATATTTACAGTGGAAAAGTGCAGCGGTTTCCCTTCAGCCCTCAGTCCTCAGGTGAGAAACCAG tttttaatttGTCAGGTGGAGATGCAACTGCGACACAAGAAG ATTGTTCTGCTCTGAGCTACATAATGTTGGTTATGCGTGTGGCTGAACTCGTCCTGATCACTGCGATTACTGTTCTTCTCATCAGAGCTCGAG gtgcatga
- the LOC122863080 gene encoding uncharacterized protein LOC122863080 isoform X3 — MAEIRWIKTSSFLMLLLHFTAVTGQYSSFLVLDGDEVTLPCENVIDGQDKCDRTNWRFTDSGYTAAVQLVRRGQIGENAKAKSDRLSVTASCSLVIKKVTAEDVGHYTCRQLRSGRQDADVYLSVVTMTEHEDPDKVTFTCSVSTYVGCRHTVKWLYEGKDVDKDNKDMKTSQSDCTVTVTFLTSYVKQKSKYQELFKCEVTDIYSGKVQRFPFSPQSSGGDATATQEDCSALSYIMLVMRVAELVLITAITVLLIRARGA, encoded by the exons ATGGCTGAAATCAGATGGATTAAAACGTCTTCATTTCTGATGCTGCTGCTTCACTTTACAG CGGTGACTGGACAATATTCTTCCTTCCTTGTCCTTGATGGAGATGAAGTCACTTTgccttgtgaaaatgtgatagATGGTCAGGACAAATGTGACCGTACTAACTGGCGCTTCACTGATTCAGGATACACAGCAGCAGTACAGCTGGTTAGACGGGGGCAGATTGGTGAAAACGCAAAAGCAAAATCAGACAGACTGAGCGTTACAGCGAGCTGTTCTCTGGTTATAAAGAAGGTCACAGCTGAGGATGTTGGTCACTACACCTGCAGACAGCTCAGATCAGGACGACAAGATGCTgatgtttatctgtctgttgttACCA tGACTGAACATGAGGACCCTGATAAGGTGACGTTCACCTGCTCTGTGTCGACATATGTAGGGTGTAGACACACAGTGAAGTGGCTGTATGAGGGTAAAGATGTggacaaagacaacaaagacatGAAGACATCGCAGTCTGACTGCACAGTTACTGTGACATTTCTAACGTCTTATGTCAAGCAGAAGTCAAAATATCAGGAGTTGTTCAAATGTGAAGTGACTGATATTTACAGTGGAAAAGTGCAGCGGTTTCCCTTCAGCCCTCAGTCCTCAG GTGGAGATGCAACTGCGACACAAGAAG ATTGTTCTGCTCTGAGCTACATAATGTTGGTTATGCGTGTGGCTGAACTCGTCCTGATCACTGCGATTACTGTTCTTCTCATCAGAGCTCGAG gtgcatga
- the LOC122863066 gene encoding uncharacterized protein LOC122863066 isoform X1, whose translation MAEFKWIKMSLFLIAVLQFTAAERLPLSFTVRVGDEVTLPCENVIDGQQKCNSTTWLFVGSGYTAVVELVRLGQIGENAKAKSDRLSVTASCSLVIKKVTVEDVGYYTCRQFRSGQHQDAHVHLFLITMTEHKDPDKVTLTCSVLTSGQCGHTVKWLYEGKDVAEGNKDMETSQTDCYASVSFLDSHFIYTSRSKLKCEVTDTYSGKVQQFPFSSQSAGEKPGDKQTATTKSSRTIEYGTKSVTTTTAINDTSTKLQDWWRFSIVSAGLAALIIIVVAVNMWTRTKGKKTQMDENTEVNHVIATNAPRDWTQCERETQYES comes from the exons ATGGCTGAGTTCAAAtggataaaaatgtctttatttcttaTAGCGGTGCTTCAGTTTACAG cagctgaaagacTTCCCCTCTCCTTCACTGTCAGAGTTGGAGATGAAGTCACTTTgccttgtgaaaatgtgatagacggtcagcaaaaatgtaacAGTACTACATGGCTCTTTGTTGGTTCAGGATACACAGCAGTAGTAGAGCTGGTTAGACTTGGGCAGATTGGTGAAAACGCCAAAGCTAAATCAGACAGACTGAGTGTTACAGCGAGCTGTTCTCTGGTTATAAAGAAGGTCACAGTCGAGGATGTTGGTTACTACACCTGCAGACAGTTCAGATCAGGACAACATCAAGATGCTCATGTTCATCTTTTTCTTATTACCA TGACTGAACATAAGGACCCTGATAAGGTGACGCTCACCTGCTCTGTGTTGACATCTGGACAGTGTGGACACACAGTGAAGTGGCTGTATGAGGGTAAAGATGTGGCTGAAGGTAACAAAGACATGGAGACATCACAGACTGACTGCTACGCCTCTGTGTCTTTCCTGGattctcattttatttacacatcgaGGTCTAAATTGAAGTGTGAGGTGACGGATACTTACTCTGGAAAAGTGCAGCAGTTTCCCTTCAGCTCTCAGTCTGCAGGTGAGAAACCAG gtgacaaacaaacagcaacaactaAATCATCAAGAACAATTGAATACGGCACAAAATCAGTTACAACCACAACAGCAATCAATGATACTTCAACAAAACTACAAG ACTGGTGGAGGTTCAGCATTGTGTCTGCGGGTTTAGCAGCTCTCATAATAATCGTTGTGGCCGTCAACATGTGGACAAGAACTAAAG ggaaaaaaacacagatggatgaaaacaca gAGGTGAATCACGTCATTGCCACAAATGCACCGCGGGACTGGACACAGTGTGAACGTGAGACTCAGTATGAGTCTTAA
- the LOC122863066 gene encoding uncharacterized protein LOC122863066 isoform X2: MAEFKWIKMSLFLIAVLQFTAAERLPLSFTVRVGDEVTLPCENVIDGQQKCNSTTWLFVGSGYTAVVELVRLGQIGENAKAKSDRLSVTASCSLVIKKVTVEDVGYYTCRQFRSGQHQDAHVHLFLITMTEHKDPDKVTLTCSVLTSGQCGHTVKWLYEGKDVAEGNKDMETSQTDCYASVSFLDSHFIYTSRSKLKCEVTDTYSGKVQQFPFSSQSAGEKPDWWRFSIVSAGLAALIIIVVAVNMWTRTKGKKTQMDENTEVNHVIATNAPRDWTQCERETQYES, encoded by the exons ATGGCTGAGTTCAAAtggataaaaatgtctttatttcttaTAGCGGTGCTTCAGTTTACAG cagctgaaagacTTCCCCTCTCCTTCACTGTCAGAGTTGGAGATGAAGTCACTTTgccttgtgaaaatgtgatagacggtcagcaaaaatgtaacAGTACTACATGGCTCTTTGTTGGTTCAGGATACACAGCAGTAGTAGAGCTGGTTAGACTTGGGCAGATTGGTGAAAACGCCAAAGCTAAATCAGACAGACTGAGTGTTACAGCGAGCTGTTCTCTGGTTATAAAGAAGGTCACAGTCGAGGATGTTGGTTACTACACCTGCAGACAGTTCAGATCAGGACAACATCAAGATGCTCATGTTCATCTTTTTCTTATTACCA TGACTGAACATAAGGACCCTGATAAGGTGACGCTCACCTGCTCTGTGTTGACATCTGGACAGTGTGGACACACAGTGAAGTGGCTGTATGAGGGTAAAGATGTGGCTGAAGGTAACAAAGACATGGAGACATCACAGACTGACTGCTACGCCTCTGTGTCTTTCCTGGattctcattttatttacacatcgaGGTCTAAATTGAAGTGTGAGGTGACGGATACTTACTCTGGAAAAGTGCAGCAGTTTCCCTTCAGCTCTCAGTCTGCAGGTGAGAAACCAG ACTGGTGGAGGTTCAGCATTGTGTCTGCGGGTTTAGCAGCTCTCATAATAATCGTTGTGGCCGTCAACATGTGGACAAGAACTAAAG ggaaaaaaacacagatggatgaaaacaca gAGGTGAATCACGTCATTGCCACAAATGCACCGCGGGACTGGACACAGTGTGAACGTGAGACTCAGTATGAGTCTTAA
- the LOC122863553 gene encoding uncharacterized protein LOC122863553, with protein MAEFKWISLFLIAALQFTAAAERLSFTVRVGDEVTLPCENVTDGQRKCDSTTWLFVGSGYTAAAVQLVRLGQIGENAKAKSDRLSVTANCSLVIKKTTVEDVGYYTCRQFRSGQHQDVRVRLFLINMTEHKDPDKVTLTCSVLTSGQCGHTVKWLYEDKDVAEGNKDMETSQTDCYASVSFLDSHFIYTSRSNLLKCEVTDTYSGKVQQFPFSSQSAGEKPGWWWLIIVAVGVAALLITVVVVIRWKRTKGKKTQMDENTGLSVNTAVTPETSQDTADPEDGVSYASISYTRKTNSKARTKYLNNDRPEELSTCSKTSDLGKDDDEDEAVTYTTVKASSSSAGASADPSNLYATVNKPNKEESTV; from the exons ATGGCTGAGTTCAAAtggatttctttatttcttataGCGGCGCTTCAGTTTACAG cagcagctgaaagacTCTCCTTCACTGTCAGAGTTGGAGATGAAGTCACTTTGccttgtgaaaatgtgacagaCGGTCAGCGAAAATGTGACAGTACTACATGGCTCTTTGTTGGTTCAGgatacacagcagcagcagtacagcTGGTTAGACTTGGGCAGATTGGTGAAAACGCCAAAGCTAAATCAGACAGACTGAGTGTTACAGCAAACTGTTCTCTGGTTATAAAGAAGACCACAGTCGAGGATGTTGGTTACTACACCTGCAGACAGTTCAGATCAGGACAACATCAAGATGTTCGTGTTCGTCTTTTTCTTATTAACA TGACTGAACATAAGGACCCTGATAAGGTGACGCTCACCTGCTCTGTGTTGACATCTGGACAGTGTGGACACACAGTGAAGTGGCTGTATGAGGATAAAGATGTGGCTGAAGGTAACAAAGACATGGAGACATCACAGACTGACTGCTACGCCTCTGTGTCTTTCCTGGattctcattttatttacacatcgaGGTCTAACTTATTGAAGTGTGAGGTGACGGATACTTACTCTGGAAAAGTGCAGCAGTTTCCCTTCAGCTCTCAGTCTGCAGGTGAGAAACCAG gTTGGTGGTGGCTCATCATTGTGGCTGTGGGAGTTGCAGCTCTCTTAATAACCGTTGTGGTTGTCATCAGATGGAAGAGAACCAAAG ggaaaaaaacacagatggatGAAAACACT GGACTGAGCGTAAACACGGCAGTGACTCCAGAAACCAGTCAGGACACG GCTGATCCTGAAGATGGTGTTTCCTACGCCTCCATCAGCTACACCAGGAAGACCAACAGTAAAGCCCG aacaaaatatctcaacaacgaCCGGCCAGAGGAGCTCAGTACATGTTCAAAAACATCT GATCTGGgtaaagatgatgatgaagatgaagcaGTGACCTACACCACCGTGAaagcttcctcttcttctgctggtGCCTCAGCTGATCCCAGCAACCTCTACGCCACCgtcaacaaaccaaacaaagaaGAGAGCACAGTGTAG
- the LOC122863067 gene encoding uncharacterized protein LOC122863067 isoform X3 — MIKFRWIKMSLFLMPVLQFTAAAAGQLFLSFTVRVGEEVTLSCENVIDGQQKCNSTTWFFSKSRNTAAVELIKLGQIGERAKAKSDRLSVTASCSLLIKKVTVEDVGRYHCQQFKLGDKQGPDSVVLLSVVTITEHKDPDKVALTCSVSTFERCRHTVKWLYASKDVAKDNKDLVTSQSPCSASVSFLTSHFIHTSRSNFLTCEVTDGNKEQLFPFRLQPSGEKPGEDTTTATTESTTTENSRKAGITTTASAINDASTQLQLNWWRFSIVSAGLAALIIIVVAVNMWTRTKGKKTQMDENKVNNEDEDDGVVNYENFGDPSASVRLR, encoded by the exons ATGATTAAGTTCAGATggattaaaatgtctttatttctgaTGCCAGTGCTTCAGTTTACAG cagcagcagctggacagcttttcctctccttcactgtcaGAGTTGGAGAAGAAGTCACTTTgtcttgtgaaaatgtgatagacggtcagcaaaaatgtaacAGTACTACATGGTTCTTCAGTAAATcaagaaacacagcagcagtagaGCTGATTAAACTTGGGCAGATTGGTGAAAGAGCCAAAGCTAAATCAGACAGACTGAGTGTTACAGCGAGCTGTTCTCTGCTTATAAAGAAGGTCACAGTCGAGGATGTTGGTCGTTATCACTGTCAACAGTTCAAATTAGGAGACAAACAAGGTCCAGACTCTGTGGTTCTTCTGTCTGTTGTTACCA tAACTGAACATAAGGACCCTGATAAGGTGGCGTTAACCTGCTCTGTGTCGACATTTGAACGATGTCGACACACAGTGAAGTGGCTGTATGCGAGTAAAGATGTGGCTAAAGATAACAAAGACTTGGTGACATCACAGTCTCCCTGCAGTGCCTCTGTGAGCTTCCTGACTTCTCATTTTATTCACACATCGAGGTCTAACTTCCTTACATGTGAAGTGACTGATGGCAACAAAGAGCAGCTGTTTCCCTTCAGACTTCAGCCCTCAGGTGAGAAACCAG GTGAggacacaacaacagcaacaactgaatcaacaacaactgaaaacagcaggaaagCAGGTATCACCACGACAGCGTCTGCAATCAATGATGCTTCAACACAACTACAACTTA ACTGGTGGAGGTTCAGCATTGTGTCTGCGGGTTTAGCAGCTCTCATAATAATCGTTGTGGCCGTCAACATGTGGACAAGAACTAAAG ggaaaaaaacacagatggatgaaaacaaa GTGAataatgaagatgaagatgatggtgtTGTGAACTATGAAAACTTTGGAGACCCTTCTGCCTCAGTCAGACTCCGCTGA
- the LOC122863067 gene encoding uncharacterized protein LOC122863067 isoform X2, producing MIKFRWIKMSLFLMPVLQFTAAAAGQLFLSFTVRVGEEVTLSCENVIDGQQKCNSTTWFFSKSRNTAAVELIKLGQIGERAKAKSDRLSVTASCSLLIKKVTVEDVGRYHCQQFKLGDKQGPDSVVLLSVVTITEHKDPDKVALTCSVSTFERCRHTVKWLYASKDVAKDNKDLVTSQSPCSASVSFLTSHFIHTSRSNFLTCEVTDGNKEQLFPFRLQPSGEDTTTATTESTTTENSRKAGITTTASAINDASTQLQLNWWRFSIVSAGLAALIIIVVAVNMWTRTKGKKTQMDENKVSFYNKIMKCFYSWYFTQQTVFVMSVLHSEL from the exons ATGATTAAGTTCAGATggattaaaatgtctttatttctgaTGCCAGTGCTTCAGTTTACAG cagcagcagctggacagcttttcctctccttcactgtcaGAGTTGGAGAAGAAGTCACTTTgtcttgtgaaaatgtgatagacggtcagcaaaaatgtaacAGTACTACATGGTTCTTCAGTAAATcaagaaacacagcagcagtagaGCTGATTAAACTTGGGCAGATTGGTGAAAGAGCCAAAGCTAAATCAGACAGACTGAGTGTTACAGCGAGCTGTTCTCTGCTTATAAAGAAGGTCACAGTCGAGGATGTTGGTCGTTATCACTGTCAACAGTTCAAATTAGGAGACAAACAAGGTCCAGACTCTGTGGTTCTTCTGTCTGTTGTTACCA tAACTGAACATAAGGACCCTGATAAGGTGGCGTTAACCTGCTCTGTGTCGACATTTGAACGATGTCGACACACAGTGAAGTGGCTGTATGCGAGTAAAGATGTGGCTAAAGATAACAAAGACTTGGTGACATCACAGTCTCCCTGCAGTGCCTCTGTGAGCTTCCTGACTTCTCATTTTATTCACACATCGAGGTCTAACTTCCTTACATGTGAAGTGACTGATGGCAACAAAGAGCAGCTGTTTCCCTTCAGACTTCAGCCCTCAG GTGAggacacaacaacagcaacaactgaatcaacaacaactgaaaacagcaggaaagCAGGTATCACCACGACAGCGTCTGCAATCAATGATGCTTCAACACAACTACAACTTA ACTGGTGGAGGTTCAGCATTGTGTCTGCGGGTTTAGCAGCTCTCATAATAATCGTTGTGGCCGTCAACATGTGGACAAGAACTAAAG ggaaaaaaacacagatggatgaaaacaaagtgagtttttacaataaaataatgaaatgtttttacagttgGTACTTTACACAGCAAACAGTGTTTGTGATGTCTGTTCTTCATTCTGAACTGTAG
- the LOC122863067 gene encoding uncharacterized protein LOC122863067 isoform X4, whose product MIKFRWIKMSLFLMPVLQFTAAAAGQLFLSFTVRVGEEVTLSCENVIDGQQKCNSTTWFFSKSRNTAAVELIKLGQIGERAKAKSDRLSVTASCSLLIKKVTVEDVGRYHCQQFKLGDKQGPDSVVLLSVVTITEHKDPDKVALTCSVSTFERCRHTVKWLYASKDVAKDNKDLVTSQSPCSASVSFLTSHFIHTSRSNFLTCEVTDGNKEQLFPFRLQPSGEKPDWWRFSIVSAGLAALIIIVVAVNMWTRTKGKKTQMDENKVSFYNKIMKCFYSWYFTQQTVFVMSVLHSEL is encoded by the exons ATGATTAAGTTCAGATggattaaaatgtctttatttctgaTGCCAGTGCTTCAGTTTACAG cagcagcagctggacagcttttcctctccttcactgtcaGAGTTGGAGAAGAAGTCACTTTgtcttgtgaaaatgtgatagacggtcagcaaaaatgtaacAGTACTACATGGTTCTTCAGTAAATcaagaaacacagcagcagtagaGCTGATTAAACTTGGGCAGATTGGTGAAAGAGCCAAAGCTAAATCAGACAGACTGAGTGTTACAGCGAGCTGTTCTCTGCTTATAAAGAAGGTCACAGTCGAGGATGTTGGTCGTTATCACTGTCAACAGTTCAAATTAGGAGACAAACAAGGTCCAGACTCTGTGGTTCTTCTGTCTGTTGTTACCA tAACTGAACATAAGGACCCTGATAAGGTGGCGTTAACCTGCTCTGTGTCGACATTTGAACGATGTCGACACACAGTGAAGTGGCTGTATGCGAGTAAAGATGTGGCTAAAGATAACAAAGACTTGGTGACATCACAGTCTCCCTGCAGTGCCTCTGTGAGCTTCCTGACTTCTCATTTTATTCACACATCGAGGTCTAACTTCCTTACATGTGAAGTGACTGATGGCAACAAAGAGCAGCTGTTTCCCTTCAGACTTCAGCCCTCAGGTGAGAAACCAG ACTGGTGGAGGTTCAGCATTGTGTCTGCGGGTTTAGCAGCTCTCATAATAATCGTTGTGGCCGTCAACATGTGGACAAGAACTAAAG ggaaaaaaacacagatggatgaaaacaaagtgagtttttacaataaaataatgaaatgtttttacagttgGTACTTTACACAGCAAACAGTGTTTGTGATGTCTGTTCTTCATTCTGAACTGTAG
- the LOC122863067 gene encoding uncharacterized protein LOC122863067 isoform X1: MIKFRWIKMSLFLMPVLQFTAAAAGQLFLSFTVRVGEEVTLSCENVIDGQQKCNSTTWFFSKSRNTAAVELIKLGQIGERAKAKSDRLSVTASCSLLIKKVTVEDVGRYHCQQFKLGDKQGPDSVVLLSVVTITEHKDPDKVALTCSVSTFERCRHTVKWLYASKDVAKDNKDLVTSQSPCSASVSFLTSHFIHTSRSNFLTCEVTDGNKEQLFPFRLQPSGEKPGEDTTTATTESTTTENSRKAGITTTASAINDASTQLQLNWWRFSIVSAGLAALIIIVVAVNMWTRTKGKKTQMDENKVSFYNKIMKCFYSWYFTQQTVFVMSVLHSEL, from the exons ATGATTAAGTTCAGATggattaaaatgtctttatttctgaTGCCAGTGCTTCAGTTTACAG cagcagcagctggacagcttttcctctccttcactgtcaGAGTTGGAGAAGAAGTCACTTTgtcttgtgaaaatgtgatagacggtcagcaaaaatgtaacAGTACTACATGGTTCTTCAGTAAATcaagaaacacagcagcagtagaGCTGATTAAACTTGGGCAGATTGGTGAAAGAGCCAAAGCTAAATCAGACAGACTGAGTGTTACAGCGAGCTGTTCTCTGCTTATAAAGAAGGTCACAGTCGAGGATGTTGGTCGTTATCACTGTCAACAGTTCAAATTAGGAGACAAACAAGGTCCAGACTCTGTGGTTCTTCTGTCTGTTGTTACCA tAACTGAACATAAGGACCCTGATAAGGTGGCGTTAACCTGCTCTGTGTCGACATTTGAACGATGTCGACACACAGTGAAGTGGCTGTATGCGAGTAAAGATGTGGCTAAAGATAACAAAGACTTGGTGACATCACAGTCTCCCTGCAGTGCCTCTGTGAGCTTCCTGACTTCTCATTTTATTCACACATCGAGGTCTAACTTCCTTACATGTGAAGTGACTGATGGCAACAAAGAGCAGCTGTTTCCCTTCAGACTTCAGCCCTCAGGTGAGAAACCAG GTGAggacacaacaacagcaacaactgaatcaacaacaactgaaaacagcaggaaagCAGGTATCACCACGACAGCGTCTGCAATCAATGATGCTTCAACACAACTACAACTTA ACTGGTGGAGGTTCAGCATTGTGTCTGCGGGTTTAGCAGCTCTCATAATAATCGTTGTGGCCGTCAACATGTGGACAAGAACTAAAG ggaaaaaaacacagatggatgaaaacaaagtgagtttttacaataaaataatgaaatgtttttacagttgGTACTTTACACAGCAAACAGTGTTTGTGATGTCTGTTCTTCATTCTGAACTGTAG